The DNA window GTTCAAAGGCAATTATTCGACAATTATATGAACCAATCGATCAAATGACtgataaaataattgatgaattatggCGTTATCgacaaaattttccattaccaaatgatcatgatgatgatgatggtgataatgaacaTTATAATGACCAATATGTActaattattgatcaatattggtATCTAAAAGTTGAAGATGAATTGGATCGTTTTGATTGGATTGTACGTGAACAATGTTCAAAACgtttaaattattcaatcgaACGTTTTGATGAAACCGATCGTTGGGATTTTATTGGTTCAGTATTTTTTAGTATGACTGTATTTACAACAATCGGTAAGTATATCCACTTGCTTGTTGTATATGTACGTGTGTGGGTGTCAAATTTCTCAATTGtaaaaccaatcaatcaatttgattttcaaaattgaacgaaaaaaattttaattcacaTGCTgtgaattaaaatttgatgatgattatttccAGACATTATAGAATTTGACAAGaaatttgtgtgtatgtgtgtgtgtcataaATCATCACAGCATATCATCAATCGTAACATTGAATTTGGATCTGAttcaagaaaagaaaaattttatttcgaaattcctgtatgtgtgtgtgtgtgtagtttACGAGTTTTCAACCATAAAAAAACTAacacatttcatcattttaaagattcagcagtttttttttgtttacctaatttcttttttctaaTTACAGAATgtcacacaaaaaaaacgttttaaTTACGagttttaattaaaattccatcttttttttcgttattttaGGCTATGGTGATAGTCCACCAGTGACAACATTGGGTAAAACAGCCACGatgatatattcattttttggcATTCCActattattgattgtattGGCCGATTTTGGTAGAATATTCacgaaaataatcaaatatctAATAATGTCTTGTCGTCGTATCTATTATGATCGTTCATTAAGATCTGTACGACATATGGGACGTAAAGCAACACgttcaacaaaatttcaacaagCAATAATGGatacattgaataaaattcaacgaCAGCCaccattttttattgattcaaatacaGGACGTGTTACAATGTTACCACCACCAGAAATATCACAACCAAATCtgcaatcaacaacaaatccaatgatggcatcatcatcatcatcatcatcggtattATATCGACAAAATCCAATCCCAATGGTAACCATTtcgccatcatcaccaacgtCACCATCAACTATGATGACACCGGAAACACCAATGCCAACAATGTTAGATTTCGatgaaatggatgatgaattcaatctGCCTATATCGTTGGCATTAGCCATACTTATGTTATATTTATTTCTTGGTGCAATACTTTTTTGGGCATTCGAAAATTGGACATTATTTCAAGCATTCTATTttgtattcatttcaatgtcaaCAATCGGTTTCGGTGATTTTGTTCCCACACAATTCAATGTATTGCTATATGCATTCATCTATTTTCTATTTGGTCTTGCATTAACATCAATGTGTATCAACGTtattcaagaaaaattatcatcaacatttgaaaagGCTAGAGTTACAATCGGTGAATCGATTGGCTTGGATCCTTCAACTCCAATTACGATTGTAAATCCGAATTTAAATCCATTATCACAAGAAACAACAGCTGCTGCTGCggctacatcatcatcatcaaaatcaagcTCAAGACAAAGTTCACCAGAAAAACCACCGGCATCTACTACtaagacatcatcatcatcatcattgaaaccatgaaatttcaaacacacacacacaattattttgttcttttttctttgtttttttttaatttcacaTATATAGTTTTAATCTGTTgctgattgattatttgctGTATCGATACGAATTATACGAATTGAATCACCTTCAACCAACATAACGgcacattcattattattaccacaaTAATGTGAACTGGAAAAAACAGTGGcacattttttatcaaaatgaaaaaagaatccattTGTTGGCACTTCATGTGCACGAACAATATGTGTAAGGCCATTATTTTTAAGAAATTTAGTGGCTGCATCTTCATTGAATACGAATGCTGTTCCACGTTTACGATTTGGTAAGAATCCTTCACGTGGATCTTCCACACCATTCATTAGGCATGCTAATTCAAGAAATTGTTGCTGATGTATGGGATCTGACCATAAAATTTCCCATGCAATTGGAAATGAATGTTCTGGTTCCGGCATATAATTATCCAAACGTTGTATTTCACCAATTTCCATTGTATTGCGTGGTATACCGCCATGTGCACAGAATAtagcatcatcaacaatggcACATAATGGTAATCGATCAAACAATCGATTAGTTGATTCCCAGATTTTCAAACCaatttcatcaccatattTTGATAAACATTCAGCTCTATATGAATAATGTGCTTGTAATGGTCTTACTTCATGATTACCACGTAATaatgtcattttgtttggcattaaaattttcatactcatcaaataaatgacGCATTCAATTGACCAACGACCACGATCAACATAATCACCAAGGAATACTAAATTGGCATCAATAGCTGGATATTGTTTCCAAAGACATTGTTCCAATGTAAGCAGATCATCCAAATTACCATGTATATCACCAATTATGAATGCAGGTGAATTGACAATAACACAACGATTTTCTGATTCCAATTGTTCACTTAATCGTCTCTCTAGCATTGTAAACCAATCATATAATTGTTGACTATCTCTTGAATTGTCGGCCATAAATCCATTTGGTCTTTTAGCGTCACCTTTCAATGGTGCAAATTCTCTTATCTTTCGAATCAATGACCAAGCAATATTTAATACTTcaaaatcattgtcatcacttttacgaaaaaaatttttcaaattaaattttcgttttcgatTTGAacttgacgatgatgatgaataatttgtcCGTGTTTCACCAACACCACGACGATtattaatttgtttcaaatgattaCGTGAACAAACATAGCCATTATTGTCGATTCGTAATAAATGATCACAAAgtgttatttgtttttctttacaaTTCGAACATGTACCCGAATATGTTTCTTCAATTGCCGATGACCATTTGAATTCACGACCACTACGTTTTTTACGGCGTGTAAATATAATGTTTGTAATCATCTGGAATACTGGTCGATCAGCACGACATAATTTGGATGTACCACGAAATCGATGACtaccaacagcaacaacaaatgctTTATAGGAAATTCGATTCACATCCAACATATTTGGTTCCATTACTTGCAATGTTTCCGCTaatttacaatcaatttCTTCACGTTTCAATTTCGGATGTATAACGATAAGCATTTGACGGATATCTTCACGTGTTAAATAGTTTCGTTTATTCACATCATAATAGCGCATTACAAATTTTGCACGTACTTcattatgaattgaatgacaaTCAATACATGCAAGGCCCATCAATAATTCTGGAAATGTTATGGATCCATTACAATTGTAATTGAATGCCATAAACAGATGAGTGAGACGTTCATCttcaaattgaaatccaTATTTTGTCATATAAAcacgaaatgaatgaaatgccATTGACATTGATGGAAAACAATGGTCAAGAAAATCACTATATAAACGTTCAATATCTTTTTCTGATAGATTTGAACTCAATAACATTGCTTCTTCATCGGTACGTGGTGGATTACGTGGCAAGAATTGAAATGCCAAATCTAGAGTGTATTCGATAAAACTACTTTTACGACCAGTCGTTGTACTTAGGCTACACCaatatgattttgatttatcactattatcatcgacatgttgctgttgttgttgttgtaattgtaTTGAAGATGATTGTATATGTAATCGatagaaatcaatcaattctggTCCCCACATATAATCCAATGTACCGGAATCAagtattttttcatccaccCACATCAATATATCATTATCTTGAcagcaatgaaaatttgatttcggATCCAATTTTATCATCCATGTAATACGATTGATTAGTTCTAATGTTTGTGGTAATTGTATAGCGGCCACTTCAATGATCCAACGATCTTGGAATGGTGGTCGATTTTTTAGCTGCACAAATGTATCCATATCACCATTGGATAGAACGATCAATAAGCCGGCAAGGCCACCTTCATTCCAACTTTTATTTGTTGGCATCGGCATAAATGGCATCCATGCCGCTTGTCGTATAGATGGTTTGGTAATGGCAACTTTTCGATGTTGTAtacaatgaataaagaatacGGCACAACTATAAAGACGATTAACCGTTGCCGATTGTTGTTCCATCGAATTTAATCCACTTGCAAATGgtaatgaataatttgtattattattactattttcggcattttgttcatcattcgCAACAACATTGATACTACGACTTTTACCCGATAACGTATCACGTGTACGACGACTTTTTGTCGATTTTTccgtttgatgatgttgatgatgatgatgacgtttACTTTTTGTACGTGGATTTATTAATTGCATTCGAGAACGTGATCTAAGTGATGTTGCTGAACGATTACTTCGAATActttttggttgttgaatcaaatttggCTGTTGcggttgctgttgttgttgttgcggttgctgtggctgttgttgttgttgttgttgtatcgatgaaaatgatggcgatggtgctacaggttgttgttgttgagtttgtggtgttggtgtcggcgataatgatggtgatggtgctGGTGTTGCTTGTACTGTGACTTCAGATGTTAACATTATATTCGACAAGGATGTGCCaatcatttcaaacatttcttTAAATCGATCATTAagattgtccatttttttcacaatcgatcaaaaccgaaaacaaaacgtTAATGGTTTGtgtaatgattataatttataAATAGAATTGACATGactgttgttgaaattcacATTCATAGTTTCCTGTTCAAtaatataatttgattttcgttcTTGGaaagaattctttttttcgttttcgttttcttttttttcctcgtcacgttattgatgaaagttgacgtttttaattttttttgggtcagttttgaaaaaaaaatttatttgctGATATAATAAGCGATGAACGATAAAGATATCGATAAAAATGGCCGGATATAATTGCCGAGCGTTGGTGTTATTGTTGTGGCCAGTCATCATAACgcttgttgttggtgttgttgtcgatgcaAATTCTACAAATTATTCATGGAATCAATTATTACAGATTTCcgatattgattttcaacaaatattCTTACCcaattatttgaatgatttaattAATGTCGAACGAAAAAATAGCTCCAATAACAGTGATTTCATTGATCGAAAATGTGGCCAAGATCTTCGCtacattttgaatcaaatgattcatgAACGTAAATTATGggcaacaaaaatattcaattcatggTCACAATCTTTGGTGCCAAGTGGTTTCATATCTGGTACAATAACTGATTATggtgattatgatcaatgtttaagtattgataaaataaaatcatcaccaatcatACCTGAATATTGTTTacttgaatttgaatggCCAATGCCAACAAAACAGCCATTtgttaataatcataatgttaATCATCGAACCAATGGAATCATACCatcgaatgttgatgatcgaatAATAGTGAATAAAACTATTTACACTCATTTGGCTAATGAATCATCGATTTtctattattcatcaatcatacGAGGAATTTGTCTACCAAATTCATGTACAAAACCAAACGAATTATGGCATAATAATATAGAgatttttggttttaaatTGCGACAAATATCTTGTAATAGAAAACCAGAATGGCCATTGAAACCAAACACAGTACAGCTGATTGCCATGtaattgccattttttttttcattattcatattcatattttaaTTAATATATTTCATCAGATTTATGATTGGTTTGTTCATATCGATTACATTTGCAGCTGGTTTGTATGATTTTTTAGCTGTTCATAAAAGTAAGTTTCATATAAGCTTATCGAAATATTTCTAATTATTTCTTGTTCAATCACACAACAATAATTACATTAGATGGACATTCATTCGAACGATTACTGCTTTGTTTTTCTCCTTTACGtaattttcgttcatttatTCAAGTGAAACGTTCATCATCGACcaaagatgataataatgatctatcattcattcatggttTACGATTCTGGTCAAATGTTTGGGTGATTACAGCACATACGTTTGTTTATGAAGATTGGAATTCATACAGTAAGCTTCAAagttgactttttttttgtagattTTATGATTAATCTATCGATTCTTTAGAGAATATATTCGctgcaaatgaaaaacttaaATCACCAATTATACAATCATTAATGCAATTCATCAATCCAGTCGatgtattcatttttattggtGGTTTTTTAGCCAgttatacaacaacaacaacaacaatgaaactGATTCATAATGGAGAACGAAAAcgattcattgtcatttcatATATTGGTCTTCGTTATCTACGATTTACACCACAATTAATTTTCtacattttattatcatttgttttacCACTTAATGGTATTTGGTTAAATGGTCCAACATGGACAAAACGAAtgcaacaaattcaaatgaaatgtacGAAAACCTGGTGGCATAGTTTGATTTATATgcaaaatttaattgatccGAAAAATATGGTAAGAAATTCAGATGATCAatacattgttgatgatgatgattttgcaTTCTTTTGATTCATATACTAAATAGTGTGGTACACATACCTGGTATCTGGCTGTCGATATGCAATTACGATTACTTTCAATTCTACCTTTATGGTTTTTAACTAGAAATTCTACAAAACAAGGATTGATATGGATCAAAATTCTGGTGTTGGCATCGATTGTGATTACTTCATTACATGTATTCATTTACCGGTTACCACCTGGTCTGATTTTAACATCATTAAGGTAAGatcaacaatatatatacggatcttttttcaatcattttcattcattcatacagtGATTTCGatggattcaattcaatttcgacGTCTGTCAATGGATTTGGtagattttttcaaatctatTTCAAACCATGGAgccattcaatcatttatttcattggtTTTTGGTATGGATGTACTAGAATAGATCAAAAACATAATCCATGGTCAAGAATAAAGACCATTTGTGCTTTAGTAGCAATTGTTTTTGGTTATCTATTCTGTACATTCGATACATTACCATGGTTCTATGGCCGTCCATATGATCGTTTTTGGTCAGCCATATTATATCCATTAAATCGAACCATATTTGCCACAATATTGATCATTCTATTCGAATTGTGTATCAAAAATTCccattcaatcatcacaCGTTTTCTACGTTGGCCATTATTTcgattgttttcaaaattaacTTTTTCCGTCTATCTAACACATTTGTTAATAGTGAATACTTTGATCAGTTCAAGACGTTCATTACTAGATTTACAATGGTTATCAACATTAAGTTTAATATTTACAAATACAATATATTCCTATGTATTTGGTTTCATATTCAccatattgattgatagtCCTTTTATaaacattttattgtttattcGAAAACCATAATACTaatcatgttcatcatcgaaattgttcattgagaaaatttttaattaaaaattattcttattCAAATAATTCTTACGTGACTTttgaagataaaaaaaaatgaaaaataaatttgaaagaaaaaaaaatgagaatgttatgaattctttttcattttttttttctttggaaaacaatcattaaaGCTCAATATTTACGTGCAATTTCTCAtatgatatgaaaaatttttttttttttgaaaacttttccattgttattgggaaaaatcattttttttttcatttgcaatcgatatttatttatagaattttttttgccagttaatgaaacaatctatgatttgaatttattgtcatgcgatgatgattattggaaaaaaatgtccaattttctggatcattttttttttgtttttgtcattcgGATAGAATGATactttattttgattcacaatcatcatcatcgtcgtcgtcgtcgttggaTTTAAAAGAGCATATAATGGCAAAATATGATCATCGATTATATCGAATAATATTGTTTCAAACAATATTTGGCAATTCATATATGGGTGAATATTTTCGTCGTAATGTGgtgaaaaaattgcaaaaaaatctgatcatATTATTTGTCATAATACAAGAATTATTCTATCTAATACCATCGACAATAATATGGTATATATCGAAAACAAGCTATGCAGctgattttcaattcaaaggAACCGCTGTCCATAATACAATGGATTATTTGATACAAATCTATCAtttttgtatgatgatggaattttcagcaataaaaatgacaaatattttttttggacatcGTATTATTGAAATCATACAGACCATTGGTGATGGTAACAATATTGATTCATCTAGTAATGGTAATCGTcgtttattatattatagaTTTATCTAtgtattcattatcatcatcattttaatgtATTCATCAGCATTTGGTATTGTTGCATCGATTATTGAACGACAACCATTTGCAATTGTAATTGGTTTTATGTTGGGTGGAACCATTTTTGGAGCAAATATATCTTCATTGGCTACAATGTATTTATATGCAGCCATTTTGGTGAATGAACGAATTCAATGTAATTCtgcaaatgaaacaatgaaatgcaaaattaatatttctttttttatattatatatatgtaaatAGCTTACAAAGAACAATTACCTTTGTATTCAAATTATGGCAAATTATTTCAAGAAATGATACGTTTACGTGATAATATTGGCCATATTAATAGCCATTTATCCATAGCAATGTTGGTGAAAATATTGACCTGTGGTTTACGGATGGCTACCTGTATTTGTATATTGGATCATTTATCCATTAAACCATCTTTGGCAATGTTACCACCAGCTATAgcatttataataatgtttttagACATTTGGTTAAGCTGTATGGCATCACAATCGATGCATACAGAAATGGAAGATTTTATACATGAAATACAGAAACATATTGCTTTAGCAGTAagttcaaataataattatcatcatcatcatcatcatcatcaacaacaacaacaacaacagcgtaACCAATCcaataagatgatgataatgaccaataataataataataaatcaatacgtccattaattattaatgataGTGAATATCATTGTTTGGAACAAATTTGTTCAATGCATGATTCAT is part of the Dermatophagoides farinae isolate YC_2012a chromosome 9, ASM2471394v1, whole genome shotgun sequence genome and encodes:
- the LOC124497783 gene encoding uncharacterized protein LOC124497783: MILYFDSQSSSSSSSSLDLKEHIMAKYDHRLYRIILFQTIFGNSYMGEYFRRNVVKKLQKNLIILFVIIQELFYLIPSTIIWYISKTSYAADFQFKGTAVHNTMDYLIQIYHFCMMMEFSAIKMTNIFFGHRIIEIIQTIGDGNNIDSSSNGNRRLLYYRFIYVFIIIIILMYSSAFGIVASIIERQPFAIVIGFMLGGTIFGANISSLATMYLYAAILVNERIQSYKEQLPLYSNYGKLFQEMIRLRDNIGHINSHLSIAMLVKILTCGLRMATCICILDHLSIKPSLAMLPPAIAFIIMFLDIWLSCMASQSMHTEMEDFIHEIQKHIALAVSSNNNYHHHHHHHQQQQQQQRNQSNKMMIMTNNNNNKSIRPLIINDSEYHCLEQICSMHDSFYFNVKEMFDLTNQTMLSLISYVLSNAILLIQTKDSHVEFE
- the LOC124497898 gene encoding nose resistant to fluoxetine protein 6, translating into MAGYNCRALVLLLWPVIITLVVGVVVDANSTNYSWNQLLQISDIDFQQIFLPNYLNDLINVERKNSSNNSDFIDRKCGQDLRYILNQMIHERKLWATKIFNSWSQSLVPSGFISGTITDYGDYDQCLSIDKIKSSPIIPEYCLLEFEWPMPTKQPFVNNHNVNHRTNGIIPSNVDDRIIVNKTIYTHLANESSIFYYSSIIRGICLPNSCTKPNELWHNNIEIFGFKLRQISCNRKPEWPLKPNTVQLIAIFMIGLFISITFAAGLYDFLAVHKNGHSFERLLLCFSPLRNFRSFIQVKRSSSTKDDNNDLSFIHGLRFWSNVWVITAHTFVYEDWNSYKNIFAANEKLKSPIIQSLMQFINPVDVFIFIGGFLASYTTTTTTMKLIHNGERKRFIVISYIGLRYLRFTPQLIFYILLSFVLPLNGIWLNGPTWTKRMQQIQMKCTKTWWHSLIYMQNLIDPKNMCGTHTWYLAVDMQLRLLSILPLWFLTRNSTKQGLIWIKILVLASIVITSLHVFIYRLPPGLILTSLSDFDGFNSISTSVNGFGRFFQIYFKPWSHSIIYFIGFWYGCTRIDQKHNPWSRIKTICALVAIVFGYLFCTFDTLPWFYGRPYDRFWSAILYPLNRTIFATILIILFELCIKNSHSIITRFLRWPLFRLFSKLTFSVYLTHLLIVNTLISSRRSLLDLQWLSTLSLIFTNTIYSYVFGFIFTILIDSPFINILLFIRKP
- the LOC124497897 gene encoding TWiK family of potassium channels protein 18 — translated: MANITSPRSTTTPRAPPRFHRSGIGKNSHQSLSSPRFSNSFRNVPSSRSMFVVDPKTLATRLLVKPNFDDVLEGTNTRLVRLFVWLKRLSESWFTHVLLLIALILYACLGGAIFSTIEGNHEKEQNAIIRQLYEPIDQMTDKIIDELWRYRQNFPLPNDHDDDDGDNEHYNDQYVLIIDQYWYLKVEDELDRFDWIVREQCSKRLNYSIERFDETDRWDFIGSVFFSMTVFTTIGYGDSPPVTTLGKTATMIYSFFGIPLLLIVLADFGRIFTKIIKYLIMSCRRIYYDRSLRSVRHMGRKATRSTKFQQAIMDTLNKIQRQPPFFIDSNTGRVTMLPPPEISQPNLQSTTNPMMASSSSSSSVLYRQNPIPMVTISPSSPTSPSTMMTPETPMPTMLDFDEMDDEFNLPISLALAILMLYLFLGAILFWAFENWTLFQAFYFVFISMSTIGFGDFVPTQFNVLLYAFIYFLFGLALTSMCINVIQEKLSSTFEKARVTIGESIGLDPSTPITIVNPNLNPLSQETTAAAAATSSSSKSSSRQSSPEKPPASTTKTSSSSSLKP
- the LOC124497904 gene encoding uncharacterized protein LOC124497904 gives rise to the protein MDNLNDRFKEMFEMIGTSLSNIMLTSEVTVQATPAPSPSLSPTPTPQTQQQQPVAPSPSFSSIQQQQQQQPQQPQQQQQQPQQPNLIQQPKSIRSNRSATSLRSRSRMQLINPRTKSKRHHHHQHHQTEKSTKSRRTRDTLSGKSRSINVVANDEQNAENSNNNTNYSLPFASGLNSMEQQSATVNRLYSCAVFFIHCIQHRKVAITKPSIRQAAWMPFMPMPTNKSWNEGGLAGLLIVLSNGDMDTFVQLKNRPPFQDRWIIEVAAIQLPQTLELINRITWMIKLDPKSNFHCCQDNDILMWVDEKILDSGTLDYMWGPELIDFYRLHIQSSSIQLQQQQQQHVDDNSDKSKSYWCSLSTTTGRKSSFIEYTLDLAFQFLPRNPPRTDEEAMLLSSNLSEKDIERLYSDFLDHCFPSMSMAFHSFRVYMTKYGFQFEDERLTHLFMAFNYNCNGSITFPELLMGLACIDCHSIHNEVRAKFVMRYYDVNKRNYLTREDIRQMLIVIHPKLKREEIDCKLAETLQVMEPNMLDVNRISYKAFVVAVGSHRFRGTSKLCRADRPVFQMITNIIFTRRKKRSGREFKWSSAIEETYSGTCSNCKEKQITLCDHLLRIDNNGYVCSRNHLKQINNRRGVGETRTNYSSSSSSSNRKRKFNLKNFFRKSDDNDFEVLNIAWSLIRKIREFAPLKGDAKRPNGFMADNSRDSQQLYDWFTMLERRLSEQLESENRCVIVNSPAFIIGDIHGNLDDLLTLEQCLWKQYPAIDANLVFLGDYVDRGRWSIECVIYLMSMKILMPNKMTLLRGNHEVRPLQAHYSYRAECLSKYGDEIGLKIWESTNRLFDRLPLCAIVDDAIFCAHGGIPRNTMEIGEIQRLDNYMPEPEHSFPIAWEILWSDPIHQQQFLELACLMNGVEDPREGFLPNRKRGTAFVFNEDAATKFLKNNGLTHIVRAHEVPTNGFFFHFDKKCATVFSSSHYCGNNNECAVMLVEGDSIRIIRIDTANNQSATD